In one Leptospira mayottensis 200901116 genomic region, the following are encoded:
- a CDS encoding LIC20211 family lipoprotein: MKTFQILSLFFVSLILFHCATSSAGIATSNIPVADRKYNVIGPVEGHKIWSTFDIAIVGIPLSEPPIDKVVTTMLAEKEADALINIRYWTDKYIFLFLTVNRLHINAEAIKFEDQLNGQNAKKRK, from the coding sequence GTGAAAACTTTTCAAATTCTTTCTTTATTTTTTGTATCTTTGATTCTATTCCATTGTGCAACTTCTTCCGCTGGAATTGCAACAAGTAACATTCCAGTTGCGGATCGTAAATATAACGTGATCGGTCCTGTGGAAGGGCATAAAATCTGGAGTACGTTTGATATCGCAATTGTGGGAATCCCCCTCTCTGAACCTCCGATCGACAAAGTAGTAACTACGATGTTGGCTGAAAAGGAAGCGGATGCTTTGATTAATATCCGTTATTGGACGGATAAATACATTTTTCTTTTCCTCACCGTCAATAGGCTCCATATCAATGCGGAAGCGATCAAATTCGAGGATCAACTCAATGGCCAGAACGCCAAAAAAAGAAAATAA
- a CDS encoding HigA family addiction module antitoxin — protein MKTKRIPTPTVSQILREEFLDPLEITPYRLAKELHVSTSTILEILHNKRKVTVDMSLRLAKFFGMSDKFWINLQNDLEIRKQKEKLKLKLDSIQTLPRTG, from the coding sequence TTTCTCAAATACTGAGAGAAGAATTTCTGGATCCCTTAGAAATTACCCCGTATCGTTTAGCAAAAGAATTACATGTATCAACCTCCACTATTTTGGAGATTCTTCATAATAAGCGTAAAGTTACTGTAGACATGTCGTTGAGGTTAGCGAAGTTCTTTGGGATGTCAGATAAGTTTTGGATAAATTTACAGAATGATCTTGAGATAAGAAAACAGAAAGAAAAATTAAAGCTTAAACTTGATAGTATTCAAACACTTCCAAGAACGGGTTGA